The following proteins are co-located in the Massilia litorea genome:
- a CDS encoding phenol hydroxylase subunit P4 yields MPVIALAPDYRGEVRDRVENFHGNQLVYFGWDRRMLFCSPFTLPLPPDMPFKTLVSDVLTPLLAAHPEGASIDWSTATWLRAGQPFVPEPEASLVANGLGHKTVLRLQTPQPAGVGGSGN; encoded by the coding sequence ATGCCAGTCATCGCATTAGCACCAGACTACCGCGGCGAAGTCCGCGACCGCGTGGAGAACTTCCACGGCAACCAGCTCGTGTACTTCGGCTGGGACCGTCGGATGCTGTTCTGCAGCCCCTTCACGCTGCCGCTGCCGCCCGACATGCCATTCAAGACCCTGGTGAGCGACGTGCTCACGCCGCTCCTGGCCGCGCATCCCGAAGGCGCTTCCATCGACTGGAGCACGGCGACCTGGCTGCGCGCCGGCCAGCCCTTCGTGCCCGAGCCTGAGGCCAGCCTGGTGGCCAATGGCCTGGGCCATAAAACCGTGCTGCGCCTGCAAACCCCGCAACCGGCCGGCGTCGGCGGCAGCGGCAACTGA
- a CDS encoding aromatic/alkene/methane monooxygenase hydroxylase/oxygenase subunit alpha — protein sequence MSIKEKYALLTRDLGWDTTYQSMDAVFPQDKFEGIVIHNWDGWEDPFRMTMDAYWKFQSEKERKLYAIIDAFQQNNGQLNVTDARYVNALKLFLTGVSPLEYAAHRGFAMAGRNLRGAGARVACQMQSVDELRHCQTQVHTISQYNKFFNGFEDWTHMHDRLWYLSVPKSYFEDAMTAGPFEFITAISFSFEYVLTNLLFMPFMSGAAFNGDMATVTFGFSAQSDESRHMTLGLEVVKFMLEQDPANLPIIQKWVDKWFWRGYRLLTLVAMMMDYMLPKKVMSWKEAWEMYFEQNGGALFADLARYGVRMPKYHEQAAQEKDHLSHIAWSIFYNFNHAAAIHTWVPEENELDWLKAQYPDTFEEHHLPHLRYWQEQHKAGKRWTNPGLPMLCQLCQVPMAFREPGDPTQVCYREVKYEGENYHFCSDGCCDIFKNEPEKYVQAWLPVHQIFQGNCGGPTLPEVLDWYHLKPEAAGDYADSADRANWERWTNDNPKAA from the coding sequence ATGTCGATCAAGGAAAAATACGCCCTGCTCACCCGCGACCTGGGCTGGGACACGACCTACCAATCGATGGACGCCGTCTTCCCTCAAGATAAATTCGAAGGCATCGTGATCCACAACTGGGACGGCTGGGAAGACCCCTTCCGCATGACGATGGACGCGTACTGGAAGTTCCAGTCGGAGAAGGAGCGCAAGCTGTACGCCATCATCGACGCCTTCCAGCAGAACAACGGCCAGCTCAACGTGACGGATGCGCGCTACGTGAACGCCCTCAAGCTGTTCCTGACCGGCGTCTCGCCGCTGGAATACGCCGCCCACCGCGGCTTCGCCATGGCCGGCCGCAACCTGCGCGGCGCCGGCGCCCGCGTGGCCTGCCAGATGCAGTCCGTGGACGAACTGCGCCACTGCCAGACCCAGGTCCACACGATCAGCCAGTACAACAAGTTCTTCAACGGCTTCGAGGACTGGACCCACATGCACGACCGCCTGTGGTACCTGTCCGTGCCCAAGTCCTACTTCGAGGACGCGATGACGGCGGGACCCTTCGAATTCATCACCGCCATCTCGTTCTCGTTCGAGTACGTGCTGACCAACCTGCTGTTCATGCCCTTCATGTCGGGCGCCGCCTTCAACGGCGACATGGCCACCGTCACCTTCGGCTTCTCGGCCCAGTCCGACGAGTCGCGCCACATGACGCTCGGCCTCGAAGTGGTGAAGTTCATGCTGGAGCAGGATCCGGCCAACCTGCCGATCATCCAGAAGTGGGTGGACAAGTGGTTCTGGCGCGGCTACCGCCTGCTCACGCTGGTGGCCATGATGATGGACTACATGCTGCCCAAGAAGGTGATGAGCTGGAAGGAAGCGTGGGAGATGTATTTCGAACAGAACGGCGGCGCCCTGTTCGCCGACCTGGCCCGCTACGGCGTGCGCATGCCGAAGTACCACGAACAGGCCGCGCAGGAAAAGGATCACCTGTCGCACATCGCCTGGTCGATCTTCTACAACTTCAACCATGCCGCCGCCATCCACACCTGGGTGCCGGAAGAAAACGAGCTGGATTGGCTGAAGGCGCAGTACCCGGACACGTTCGAGGAACACCACCTGCCGCACCTGCGCTACTGGCAGGAACAGCACAAGGCCGGCAAGCGATGGACCAATCCGGGCCTGCCGATGCTGTGCCAGCTCTGCCAGGTCCCGATGGCCTTTCGCGAACCAGGCGACCCGACCCAGGTTTGCTACCGCGAGGTCAAGTACGAAGGCGAGAACTACCACTTCTGCTCGGACGGCTGCTGCGACATCTTCAAGAACGAACCGGAAAAGTATGTACAGGCGTGGCTGCCGGTGCATCAGATTTTCCAGGGCAACTGCGGCGGCCCCACCCTGCCCGAGGTGCTCGACTGGTACCACCTGAAACCCGAGGCCGCCGGCGACTACGCCGACTCGGCCGACCGCGCCAACTGGGAGCGCTGGACCAACGACAACCCTAAAGCCGCCTGA
- a CDS encoding MmoB/DmpM family protein — MSDQLVFIALQTNEDTRAVIEAIETDNPHATVHRFPAMVKIDAPGRLEINRATIEDLIGRNWDMQELQLGLISLAGNIDETEDQLVLAWR; from the coding sequence GTGAGCGATCAACTCGTCTTCATCGCGCTGCAGACCAACGAGGACACGCGTGCCGTAATCGAGGCCATCGAGACCGACAACCCGCACGCGACCGTGCACCGCTTTCCCGCGATGGTGAAGATCGATGCACCGGGCCGCCTCGAGATCAACCGCGCCACCATCGAGGACCTGATCGGCCGCAACTGGGACATGCAGGAGCTGCAGCTCGGCCTGATCTCGTTGGCCGGCAACATCGACGAAACCGAAGACCAGCTCGTGCTGGCCTGGCGCTGA
- a CDS encoding aromatic/alkene monooxygenase hydroxylase subunit beta, producing MQIDIRTDSVKPVRQTFANIARRLGADKPATRYQEAMYDLQPEANFHYRPLWQPEYELYDKRRTAVVMADWYALKDPRQFYYGTWVNTRARQQESMEKNLEFLEQRALLAALPEPTKELLATTLVVLRHTEWAANMNNAYVTAYGYGSAITEATMFHTMDRLALAQYLTRIGLLIGGKPAVAAARDAWLQDAAWQPVRHAVEDLMVCQDWFELFVAQNLVLDGLVYPLFYQKLDAQLALEHGPACALATDFMRVWHAETARWVDAVVKAAVQESPANAATISRFAFAWLDRFEPALAQVAQRLFGPDGGDVLAAVAAPLEKRLSGLGLSREGAAS from the coding sequence ATGCAAATCGACATACGGACCGACAGCGTCAAGCCTGTCCGCCAGACCTTCGCCAACATCGCGCGCCGCCTCGGCGCGGACAAGCCGGCCACCCGCTACCAGGAAGCGATGTACGACCTGCAGCCCGAGGCCAACTTCCACTACCGCCCGCTGTGGCAGCCGGAATACGAGCTGTACGACAAGCGCCGCACAGCCGTCGTCATGGCCGACTGGTATGCGTTGAAGGACCCGCGCCAGTTCTACTACGGCACCTGGGTGAACACCCGGGCGCGCCAGCAGGAGTCGATGGAAAAGAACCTCGAATTCCTCGAACAGCGCGCACTGCTGGCCGCCTTGCCCGAGCCGACGAAGGAACTGCTGGCCACGACCCTGGTCGTGCTGCGCCATACCGAGTGGGCCGCCAACATGAACAACGCCTACGTCACCGCTTACGGCTACGGTTCCGCCATTACGGAGGCGACCATGTTCCACACCATGGACCGCCTGGCGCTGGCCCAGTACCTCACCCGCATCGGACTGCTCATCGGCGGCAAGCCGGCGGTCGCGGCAGCCAGGGACGCCTGGCTGCAGGACGCGGCATGGCAACCCGTACGCCATGCCGTGGAAGACCTGATGGTGTGCCAGGACTGGTTCGAACTGTTCGTCGCGCAGAACCTGGTGCTGGACGGCCTCGTCTACCCGCTGTTCTACCAGAAGCTGGACGCGCAGCTGGCCCTCGAGCACGGTCCCGCCTGCGCGCTCGCCACAGACTTCATGCGCGTCTGGCATGCCGAGACCGCACGCTGGGTCGATGCGGTCGTCAAAGCCGCCGTCCAGGAAAGCCCTGCCAACGCCGCCACCATCTCGCGCTTCGCCTTCGCATGGCTCGACCGCTTCGAACCGGCACTGGCCCAGGTCGCGCAGCGCCTGTTCGGCCCCGATGGCGGCGACGTCCTTGCGGCCGTGGCGGCGCCGCTGGAAAAACGCCTGTCCGGCCTCGGCCTGTCCCGTGAAGGAGCCGCATCGTGA
- a CDS encoding phenol hydroxylase subunit — MNPLPDMPSRFVRVTSRDADWVQFEFSIGDPDLCVELTMRPAQYEAFRRRQCALVLPDLPATQLEHERRHWHESVPGACPHD, encoded by the coding sequence ATGAATCCGTTACCCGACATGCCCAGCCGCTTCGTGCGCGTCACGTCGCGCGATGCCGACTGGGTCCAGTTCGAATTCTCGATCGGCGACCCCGACCTTTGCGTCGAGCTGACGATGCGGCCGGCCCAGTACGAGGCCTTCCGCCGGCGGCAGTGTGCTCTGGTGCTGCCGGACCTTCCCGCCACCCAGCTCGAACACGAACGGCGCCATTGGCACGAGAGCGTGCCCGGCGCCTGCCCCCACGACTAA
- a CDS encoding sigma-54-dependent Fis family transcriptional regulator, translating into MGNPQLPSNEDLLAQIRFDPDQGTIWLSEQRVMLNHAGVWGALRDELVETMGMQRARALLMRYGYQTGLRDAELARKLRPDLPVEQAFMVGPQLHSIRGLVHVTPLELEFDLAKGSYFGRFEWRNSFEAQVYLQHHDTSKEPVCWSQLGYASGYTTYFMGRSIIYKEVACAGCGSTHCEIVGKPAEEWEDHAETQRLLMRDSMAEELFALQSQLSELREAVRASEQDTPANSVGRSRAFREASQLIRRAAASKANVLLLGETGVGKEVFARALHAGSPRAEQPFVAVNCASIPPDLIEAELFGVEKGAYTGATVSRPGKFERANRGTIFLDEVVELSARAQASLLRVLQEGELERVGGTHSQKIDVRIVAATNEDLQQAVANGKFRMDLYYRLNVYPVHIPPLRERTDDIPLLTEHFVGKYNAVYGKRILGVSDKALQALMHYAWPGNIRELENMMERGVILTDSNQMIDVHTLFPTLAEAGGMKAIAPSGHLHTPPAPGAPSSPDTLCEQLLNNEFKLDQFEARLIHTAMARAAGNVTQAARLLGITRPQLAYRLDKLKLPK; encoded by the coding sequence GTGGGAAACCCGCAGTTACCTTCCAATGAGGACCTGCTCGCGCAGATACGTTTCGATCCAGACCAGGGCACCATCTGGCTGTCCGAGCAGCGCGTGATGCTCAACCATGCGGGCGTTTGGGGCGCGCTGCGCGACGAGCTGGTAGAGACCATGGGCATGCAGCGCGCGCGCGCCCTGCTGATGCGCTACGGCTACCAGACCGGATTGCGCGATGCGGAACTGGCCCGCAAACTGCGGCCGGACCTGCCGGTCGAACAAGCCTTCATGGTGGGGCCGCAACTGCACAGCATACGCGGCCTCGTGCACGTGACGCCGCTGGAGCTGGAGTTCGACCTCGCCAAGGGGAGCTATTTCGGGCGCTTCGAGTGGCGCAATTCGTTCGAGGCGCAGGTCTACCTCCAGCACCACGACACCAGCAAGGAGCCGGTGTGCTGGAGCCAGCTTGGCTACGCCAGCGGCTATACCACCTATTTCATGGGGCGCTCCATCATCTACAAAGAGGTGGCCTGCGCCGGCTGTGGCAGCACGCATTGCGAAATCGTGGGAAAACCGGCCGAGGAATGGGAAGACCACGCCGAAACGCAGCGGCTGCTGATGCGCGATTCGATGGCCGAAGAACTGTTCGCCCTGCAAAGCCAGCTGAGCGAACTGCGGGAAGCCGTGCGGGCCAGCGAGCAGGACACCCCGGCCAATTCCGTGGGGCGCTCGCGCGCCTTCCGCGAAGCGAGCCAGCTGATCCGGCGCGCGGCGGCAAGCAAGGCCAATGTGCTGCTGCTGGGCGAAACCGGCGTGGGCAAGGAAGTGTTCGCGCGCGCCCTGCACGCGGGTTCGCCGCGCGCGGAGCAGCCCTTTGTCGCGGTCAACTGCGCCAGCATTCCGCCGGACCTGATCGAAGCGGAGCTGTTCGGCGTGGAGAAAGGGGCGTACACGGGCGCCACCGTCAGCCGGCCCGGCAAGTTCGAGCGCGCCAACCGTGGCACCATCTTCCTCGACGAAGTCGTCGAACTGTCGGCGCGCGCCCAGGCCTCGCTGCTGCGCGTGCTGCAGGAAGGAGAACTGGAACGCGTGGGCGGCACGCACAGCCAGAAAATCGACGTGCGCATCGTCGCCGCTACCAACGAGGACCTGCAGCAGGCGGTGGCCAACGGCAAGTTCAGGATGGACCTGTACTACCGCCTGAACGTCTATCCCGTCCACATCCCGCCCCTGCGCGAGCGCACCGACGATATCCCCCTGCTGACGGAACACTTCGTCGGAAAGTACAACGCCGTGTACGGCAAGCGCATCCTGGGCGTATCGGACAAGGCCCTGCAGGCGCTGATGCACTATGCATGGCCGGGCAACATCCGCGAGCTGGAGAACATGATGGAGCGCGGCGTCATCCTCACCGACAGCAACCAGATGATCGACGTCCATACGCTGTTTCCGACCCTCGCCGAAGCCGGCGGCATGAAGGCCATCGCCCCGTCCGGCCACCTGCATACGCCGCCCGCGCCGGGCGCCCCGTCCAGCCCGGACACGCTGTGCGAACAACTGCTGAATAACGAGTTCAAGCTGGACCAGTTCGAAGCGCGCCTGATCCACACGGCCATGGCCAGGGCCGCAGGCAACGTCACCCAGGCCGCCCGCCTGCTCGGCATCACGCGTCCTCAGCTCGCCTACCGGCTGGACAAGCTGAAACTGCCCAAGTAG
- a CDS encoding Tll0287-like domain-containing protein: MHLLLKVNLSLAAVFCAGLTVTGLISKNVLQENAKREVMSHASLMMEAALAARSYTSAEIKPLLEARLHKEFLPQTVPSYAATQSFSRMQAAFKEYSYKEATLNPTNPRDRVVEWEADVVRNLRDHPDLKEVVGERATPTGQSLFLARPIRIRDAQCLACHSVPSAAPTSMRALYGDANGFGWKLGETVGSQIVSVPLAVPMAQADRVFNVIMTGMVATFAGLLLVVNLVIYRFILRPMRRITRIADAVSAGKAEVEPFDIRGNDDIAVLGNAFNRMRRSLEKAMAMLG, from the coding sequence ATGCACCTCCTACTGAAAGTCAATCTTTCCCTGGCTGCGGTGTTTTGTGCCGGCTTGACGGTAACCGGCCTGATCAGCAAAAACGTATTGCAAGAAAACGCGAAGCGTGAAGTGATGAGCCACGCCAGCCTGATGATGGAAGCGGCATTGGCGGCGCGCAGCTACACCAGTGCGGAGATCAAGCCCCTCCTGGAAGCGCGGCTCCACAAGGAATTCCTGCCCCAGACGGTGCCCTCGTATGCCGCGACGCAGAGTTTCTCCAGGATGCAGGCGGCATTCAAGGAGTACAGCTACAAGGAGGCGACGCTGAACCCGACCAATCCGCGCGACCGCGTGGTGGAGTGGGAGGCCGACGTCGTGCGTAACCTGCGCGATCATCCCGACCTGAAGGAAGTGGTGGGCGAGCGCGCGACGCCGACCGGTCAATCGCTGTTCCTCGCGCGGCCGATCCGGATCAGGGACGCCCAGTGCCTGGCCTGCCATAGCGTGCCATCCGCCGCGCCAACGTCCATGCGCGCCCTGTATGGCGACGCCAATGGATTTGGCTGGAAACTCGGCGAAACAGTCGGGAGCCAGATCGTGTCGGTGCCGCTGGCTGTGCCCATGGCGCAGGCTGACCGCGTGTTCAATGTGATCATGACAGGGATGGTGGCGACCTTCGCCGGACTGCTGCTGGTCGTCAATCTGGTCATCTATCGCTTTATCCTGCGCCCCATGCGCAGGATCACCCGGATCGCCGACGCAGTCAGCGCGGGGAAGGCGGAGGTGGAACCGTTCGACATCCGGGGCAACGACGACATCGCGGTGCTCGGCAACGCCTTCAACCGCATGCGCCGCAGCCTTGAAAAAGCCATGGCGATGCTGGGCTGA
- a CDS encoding toll/interleukin-1 receptor domain-containing protein, which yields MAHDVFLSHSHFDKVFADAICHSLEAHGIRCWVAPRDIRPSEDWAEAIIDALDTARVLVLVFSSNSNSSPQVRREVERAVNKGLHILPLRIEDVPLSKSLEYFISTQHWLDAIDGEFGFHLGQLRDCLSVLLGRPPTGPDTSADLTSAAPRPPQRPPAPVPATAAIDSAVLERIEGHLARLIGPIAKVLVRRMAPAAAGPAELIARLADEIDDAAERKSFIVRCQGRYE from the coding sequence ATGGCACACGACGTCTTTCTCAGTCACTCGCACTTCGACAAGGTATTCGCCGACGCGATTTGCCACAGCCTGGAAGCGCACGGCATCCGATGCTGGGTGGCGCCGCGCGATATCCGGCCCAGCGAGGACTGGGCCGAAGCCATCATCGACGCCCTCGATACGGCGCGCGTGCTGGTGCTGGTGTTTTCGTCGAATTCGAACAGCTCTCCGCAGGTGCGCCGGGAAGTCGAGCGGGCCGTGAACAAGGGCCTGCATATACTTCCGCTGCGTATCGAGGACGTGCCCCTGTCCAAGAGCCTGGAATATTTCATCAGCACCCAGCACTGGCTCGACGCGATCGATGGTGAGTTCGGCTTCCATCTGGGTCAGTTGCGCGACTGCCTGTCCGTGCTTCTCGGGCGTCCGCCAACGGGGCCGGACACGTCGGCGGACCTGACGTCCGCTGCGCCAAGGCCACCGCAGCGCCCGCCGGCGCCCGTGCCGGCTACCGCCGCCATCGACAGCGCCGTGCTCGAAAGGATCGAGGGCCACCTGGCCAGGCTGATCGGTCCGATTGCGAAGGTGCTGGTGCGGCGCATGGCGCCCGCGGCGGCCGGGCCGGCGGAACTCATTGCCAGGCTGGCCGATGAAATCGACGATGCGGCTGAGCGCAAGTCCTTCATCGTGCGCTGCCAGGGCAGATATGAGTGA